The DNA sequence AAATAAAATATTTTGGCTTTTTACTTCTATTTTTAATTTCTACTTTTATAAGTAATGCCTCATCTTTATCTATTTTATATTTACTAATAATTGCACTGTATTTCACATTATTTAAAATTAACTCCTGCTTTGTAGGCATCTTTTTTTGAAAATAATAATTTAATAACAAAATAAGTCCAAATATAAAAATTAAATCAAGAATAGTTATAATGTTTGATTTTTTTTTAAAAAAACTATTCATTATATTTCTTCCTTTCCTAAAAGAGAATTAACTCTAATAATTTTCCCATTTTTCCAATATATTCTTGGAACTCGATTATTAATATTTGTTAAAATTTCATATGATATTGTTCCTGAGATTTTTGCTATTTCATCTATATTTATATTTTCACCAAATATTTCTAATTCATCTCCAACCTTTACTTTTCCTATTAGAGTTTTTGGGATTTTTATCATCATTTGATCCATGCAGACTCTTCCAATTATTTTACATCTTTTTCCTTTTAAATAAACTTCTCCTGTATTTGATAATTTCCTATTTATTCCATCTGCATATCCTGCAGAAACTGTTGCTATTATTTCACCTTTTTTAGCTATATAAGTTTTCCCATAGCTTATAGGCATATCTTGCTTTACTTCTTTTAAAAATATAATCTTACTTTTAAAAGACATTACTGGTTTAAATTCTTTACTAAATCTATTTTTAACCACAGGAATTCCATACAAAATTATTCCTGGTCTAACCATATTCCCTTCATTAATAACATTTAATATTCCTGCGCTATTTGATATGTGAAAATATTCAATATCTTTATTTTCATCTACTATTTTTTTAAATATTTCAACTTGTTTTTGAGTATATTCTAAATCCTCATCTGCAACTGATAAATGTGTAAATATTCCTTTTATATTTGCTATATTTTTATTTTTTATATATTGTATAGCTTTTTCTGCTTCTTCATATGAAAATCCGATCCTTCCCATACCTGTATCTATTTTTACATGAATATCTGGAAATAGCCCTTTTTTTTCTATATAATTTATTTCTTCATAAGAAGACAGAGTAAGCTGTATCCCTAAAGATACAGCTTTATCCCATTCTTCAAGAGGTGTACATCCCAATATCAAAATTTTACCTCTTATTCTATTCTTAACTAATTCTTCCGCTTCTTCTATGCAAGCCACTCCAAAATTAGACACTCCATTTGCAGATAATTCTCTTGCAATTTCAACTGCACCATGTCCATAAGCATTTGCTTTTATAACTCCAAGTATTTTTTTATTATTAGAAGTCAATTTTTTTATTAAATTTAAATTTATTATTAAGTTATTTAGATTAATATCTGACCATACTCTCATATATACAAATGCCACCTTTTCTTATACTTTAATCGACTCAAAAAAAGTAATTTTATTTCAAGAAAAAAACTATTGTTCTTCCTTTTTTTTCACTTCCTATTTTTTCTTCTCTAAAAAGCCAACCTAATGCCAATAAAACTTCATCTTTTTTCAATTCACTGTTATCTACCATAGCTTTTATTCCTGTAGCACCATTTTCGTTTAGATAGTTCCAAACTTTTCCTGCTGCTGCTCCTGTTTTTTCAAAAGAATATTTCATATTTATCACTCCTTTTTTTATTTTGCTTCCTTCTTTTCAAGAAGATTAACTATTGGGCTTGCAACAAATATTGAAGAATAAGTCCCTGAAAGTATTCCTATTAATAAAGCTGTTATAAATGTTCTAAGCGATGCTCCTCCAAATATTAATACTGCTAGTATAGCTAATAAAGTTGTAACTGATGTATTTATTGATCTTGTAAACACTTGATTTATACTATCATCAATTAAATCTCCTATATTTTTTTTGGATTTTTTCTTTATGTTTTCTCTAATTCTATCAAATACAACTATTGTATCATTTATAGAATATCCTAAAATTGTTAATATCGCCGCTATAAATGGTGTATTAATCTCATAACCAAGTAAAGCTATAGCTCCTACTGCTATTATTAAATCATGCAACAAGGCTACTATTGCACCTACTGCGAATCTAAATTCAAATCTAATTGTAATATAAAGTACTATTAACAAAGAACCTATTAATAAAGCATTTATAGCTTTCCATTTTAATTCTTTTCCAATTGTAGCACCAACTTTATCTACTTTTAAAATTTCAAATTTACCCTCTTTTGCCTTAAAATCATTTAAAAAATTATCTTTTTGAGCTTCTTCAAAAGCGTTTGTTCTTATTAATACAACATTTCCTTCTGAAATTTGTATTTTTTTAGATTCTAATTCTTTATATTTTGCACTCATATCTTTTAAATCTTTATTAAGATCACTTAATTTCACACTTTTTTCAAATTTCAATTGAAATAATGTTCCACCAGTAAAATCTATACCATAATTAAGACCTTTCACCATAAATAGTAATAATCCAGCCACTACTAAAGTTATTGATATTGTAAACCATATTTTTGTATTTTTTATTATTTTTAAATTCATTACTACCTCCTAACCCCAAATAATATTGGATTTTCAATTTTAAATAAATATATAAATCCTTTTAATAAAACCCTTGTTACAACTATTGCTGTAAACATACTTGCCAATATACCTATTGTCAACGTAACTGCAAATCCTTTTACTGGACCTGTACCTAACGCAAACAATATAGCTGTAATAATAAGAGTAGTAATGTTTGAATCAAATATTGCCATAAACGCTTTTTTGAATCCTGCATCTAAAGCTGCTAAAATACTATTCCCCAATCTTAATTCCTCTTTTAATCTTTCAAATATTATTACATTTGCATCAACTGCCATTCCAACTGATAAAATAAACCCTGCTATTCCTGGTAAAGTCAATGTAGAATCAATAAAATTTAATGTTCCAAAAGCTATTATTCCAAAAATTAACAATGCTAAATCAGCTATAAGTCCTGGCAATCTATACCATACTACCATAAATATTGCAATTAATATCAAAGCTACTATTCCAGCTTTATAACTTGCTTGTATTGATTCTTCTCCAAGTGTTGCTCCTACTGTTCTTGTCTCTAACATTTTTACTTTTACTGGTAAAGCTCCAGCATTTAATAATGTAGCCATTTTTTTAGCTTCGTCTACTGTATAACTTCCAGTAATAACACCTTTTCCTCCTGGAATTTCTGATTGAATTGTAGGTGCTGTTTGTTGTGCTCCATCCAAAGTTATTGCTAATTGTTTACCAATGTTTTTCTTAGTTATATCTGCAAAGATTTTAGCCCCTTTTGTAGTAAGCTCAAATCCTATTTGAGGTCTTCCTAATCTATCAAAACTAACATCTGCCTTTTTCAATTCTTTTCCTGTTAATAAAACATCTCCTAATGAACCATCACTTTTTAATAATCTAAACTCTAATAATGCTGTTTTTCCTATAACTTTTATTGCTTCTTCTGTATCTTTTACTCCTGGTAATTCAACTATTACTCTTCTGTCTCCACTTCTTTGTATTACTGGTTCTGATACTCCTAATCCATTTACCCTTCTATCCAACACTTCTACCAATCTGTCCATTGCTTGATTATCAACTTTTGCTTCCTTTGTATCTTGTGCTTCTAATACTACATACACTCCACCTTTTAAATCTAGTCCCAATCTTACAGGTTTTAGAAATGCAAACCAAACAGCAAGTCCTAATACTACTGCAATCAAAGCTAAATTAACTAATAAACTCTTTTTCATAAATACTCTACTACCTCCTTCGTTTTTCCATATCTAAGTATGTTTGTAAGATTATCGTTGCAGCTACTTTATCTACAACTTTGCGTTTCTCTTTTGCATTTTTTTTCGTTGTAACTTTTAGCATGTTATCTGCTGAAACTGTGCTATATCTTTCATCTACTGTTTCTATTGGAATATCATGTAATGATTTACCCAATTTTTCGATAAATTCTCTAACTTTTTCAGCTTGCCTTTTTTCCGTACCATTTAAGCTTAATGGTAACCCTGATACAATTTTTTCTACTTTTTTTTCTTTTGCCAATTCAACTATTCGTTTTATGGCTTTTACTTTTCTTCTATCTATTACTTCTAACGGAGAAGCTATCATTCCTAACGGATCTGATATTGCTACCCCAATACGAACATCTCCAACATCGAGAGCTAAAACTCTCATAGTTTTTCTTCCAATAATTTTTTTGCAAAATTTAAAGCTTCTTGCACTTTATTTCCTGCTTTACCACCTGCTTGAGCAAAATCTGGTCTTCCTCCGCCATTTCCTTCAGCAATTTTTGCAACTTCCCTAACTATATCTCCTGCTTTAATCCCTTTTTCAATTAAATCTTTTGTTACACTTACTAAAAATATTGCTTTTCCATTATTAGTACCAAATACAACTACGCAACTTTTTAATTTATCTTTTGCTTTATCTGCCATTTTCCTTAAATTTTGTGGATTCTGACCTTTAAATGCTTTTATTATTACATTTATTCCATTTATCATTTCAGGATTTTCTAAAAATTTATCAGCTTCAATAGATGCCAATTTTGAATTTAATTCAGAAATATTTTTCTTAAGCTCTCTGTTTTCATCCAATAATTTATTAGCCTTTTCTTCAAGCTTATCTTTATCTACTTTTAATATCTCTGCTAAATCCTCTGTTCTATCTTCTAATTTTGTTAAATATTCTAATGAATTTAATCCTGTAATGGCTTCTATTCTTCTTGTTCCTGCTGCAATACCTGTTTCTGTAACTATTTTAAATAATCCTATTTCCCCTGTGGAATTAACATGTGTTCCCCCACATAATTCAATAGAAAAATCAGAAATTTTTACAACTCTTACAACATCTCCATATTTATCTCCAAAAAGTGCCATAGCTCCCATTTTTTTTGCTTCATCAATATTTTTTAGAGAAATATCAACTTTATGATTTTTTAAAATTTCTCTATTCACAATTCTTTCTATCTCTTCTATTTCCTCTTTTTTTATAGATTCATAATGTGAAAAATCAAATCTAAGTCTTTCTCTATTTACATATGAACCTGCTTGATGAACGTGCTTGCCTATCACTTCTTGCAATGCTGCTTGCAATAAATGTGTAGCTGTATGATTTTTTGTTACTGCTTCTCTTTTTTCTTTATCCACATTAAGAGTTAAATTATCTCCTATTTTTAAATTTCCTTCTATAATTTTAACTATATGGATAAATATATCTTTTCTTTTTTGAACATTTAACACCTTTCCCTTAAATGTCCTGTTTTTTATAATTCCAGAATCTGCAATTTGTCCTCCAGACTCAGCATAAAAAGGAGTTTTATCAAATATAACCTCATATGTTTCAGTATCAATATCTTTCTTATGTAAAACTTTTCCTTCTAATTTTAAATTTTCATATCCTAAAAATTCTGTCTTTCCATTTTCTTTATAAAATTCTTCTATAAAGCTATCCTCAATTTTTTCTTTTATAACTTCTCTTGAATTTCTAGCTCTATTTTTTTGCTCTTCCATTTTTTCTTTAAATTCATCATATACAATTTTAATATTATTTTCTTGACAAATTTCTTCTGTTAATTCAAATGGAAATCCATAAGTATCATATAATTTAAACACAATTTCTGAATTCATCTTATCTTTTTTTTCTAATTTTAACTTTTTTATCTCATTATTTGTTAAAATTATCCCTTGATCTAATGTAGCTTCAAATTTCTCTTCTTCTATTGAGATCACTTTTTTTATATGATCGCTATTTTTTACTATTTCAGGATAAAACTCTCCCATCATATCAATGACTTTATCAGATAACTCATATAAAAATGATTTTTTATATCCTAATAATCTTCCATGCCTAGCTGCTCTTCTTAAAATTCTTCTTAAAACATAACCTCTACCATCATTAGAAGGAAGTACCCCATCTCCTATTAAAAATGTTACTGCACGAATATGGTCAGCTATAACTCTTAGAGAGAAATCTATATTTTCTTTTTCGTTATATTTTACACCTGTTGCTTTTGCGACCTCTTCTACTAACGGTTTTAACAAATCTGTATCAAAATTTGAACTAACATTTTGAATTACAGATGTTATTCTTTCTAATCCCATTCCAGTATCAATATTTTTTTTAGGTAATGGCTCTAACGTCCCATCCTCTAATCTATTATACTCAGTAAATACTAAATTCCATATTTCAATATACCTATCACAATCACATCCAACACCACAAGTTGGAGAATCACAACCTTTATCTTCTCCTAGATCAACATATATTTCACTACTCGGGCCACATGAACCTGTTGGACCTGCTGACCAAAAATTATCTTCATCCATTTTTACTATTCTGTCTAAAGATACCCCTGCTTTTTCATTCCAAATTTTTATACTTTCTTCATCATCTTTATAAACCGAAATCCAAAGTTTATCTTTTGATAATTTTAGTTCTTCTGTTATAAATTCCCAAGCCCAAACAATAGCTTCTTCTTTAAAATAGTCTCCAAAAGAAAAATTCCCAAGCATCTCAAAAAATGTTTGATGTCTTGCTGTCCTCCCTACATTTTCTAAATCATTCGTTCTAATACATTTCTGACAAGAGGTAGCCCTTTTATATGTAGGAACTTGTTTTCCCATAAAAAATGGCTTAAATGGTACCATTCCTGCTATTGTTAATAGCATTGTTGGATCATCTGGAACCAAGGAAGCACTCTCGTATTTTTTGTGCATTTTTTGCTCGAAAAAGTCTAAAAATTTTTTCCGTATTTCATTTCCTGTAAACATGTACTTTTTACTCCCTTCCAACAATATTTTCCTATATAATATCCAATTTTAATACAATTGTCAAATATTATTTTTTTCAAATACTTTATTTTCTCTTAACGGCCTGTATTTTTACAAAAATCAATGGATGTTTAAAAAGTAACTTTTTTATATTTTATTGTAAAAACGCTTAAATCATTGCGTATTTTATAACAAAATCAAAAGGTTATTTTTAAGCCGTTCCTAAAGAACGTTTAAAAAATAATTTTCTTATATTTTGTCATAAAAACGCTTAAATCATTGCGTATTTTATAACAAAATCAAAAGGTTATTTTTAAGCCGTTCCTAAGATAATATTTCTATTATTTCATCATAATTTTCAATAAAAATTTCTACTAATTCTGGATAAAATCTTTTTCCACTTTCATTTTTTATTATTTCTTTAGCTTCTATATTACTATAAGCCTTTCTATAAACTCTTGAACTTACTAATGCTAAAAATGTGCTCACTAAATTCAATAAATTAGCCGAAATTGGAATTTCTTTTCCATTTATCCCTTTTGGATATCCATTTCCATCATATCTTTCATGATGGTTTTTAATTATTAAAGCATGCTCTTCAAAATATGGTATATTTTTTAAAATATTATAACTGTAATAAGTATGTTTTTCTATTATTTTTTTTTCCTCGTTTGTTAAGCTAGTTCTTTTATGTAATATATTTTCAGTTATAAGTATTGTTCCTACATCTTTTAAAATAGCTGATAATTTTAATGTTTCTATTTCTGTAAAATTCATTTCTAATTTTTTTGCCATAAATTCTAATAAAAGTAACAACTTATCTATATCATAAAAATTCCCATAAATATAATTTCTATACTCTAATATAGAAGATACTTTTTTCAAAATACTTATATATATATTTTCTATATTTGATTTATAATTTCTTATATTATAAATTGTTTTTATAACTTCAGATAAAATTCTTATACCTTTAAGTTTTTTTTCTACAGTGTTACTATCTAATGCTTTTTCAAATTCTATTCCTAGAATTAACTCATCTCTTGCATTATACACTACAATTGATTTTCTTTCAATATTTTTATGAATATATTCATCTTTTGAGTTGCTTTCTATTATATTTCCTATTATGTTTTCTATTATTTTATTATTTTTATTAGAATAAAATTTATTTTTATATTTTATAACAAGATTATCTACTTCTAAAATCATCATTCCTAAATTTATAATTGTATCTATTAACTCTAATTCTGATATATTTCTCCCACCTAAACTTAATAATTCTGATAAATTATATATTTTTTCATAATTCTTTGTATTTTCTTCTACAACTTCTTTATATTTTTTATTAAGTTCTAAAAATGGTGCTAATAATTTTATAATTTTTTCTTTATCTCTTTTCGGAGTTACTTTTATATTACGTCCACTATCAATTTCTATTTTAACATTAAATACTTTTTCAAAATTATTTATTATCTCCTTTTCTTTCATTTTTTATCACGCCCTTTTATTTATTTCATTACCAATCTCTTTTTCTGTCAATCCTGAAACATCTGAAAGGCCTAATTTATCTATGCTTTTAGGCATTCCATAAACCACGCATGATTTCTCCTCTTGAGTTAATACAAAACTTCTTTTATTTTCTTTTAAATTTAAAATTCCTTCAGTTCCATCTCTGCCCATTCCAGTTAATATTGCAATTAATGGATTTATACTGCTTATTTTATTAACACTTTCTAAAAAATAATCTACAGATGGATTATAAAATCCAATTCTTTTATTTTCAGGATATAATTTCAACACATTCCCAACTTTTACTAATTTGCTGTCTTGCCCCCCTGGCAAAACATAAACTGTTCCTGCTTTTATAACTTCATTTTCTCCCTCTTTTATTTCCAATTCAGAAAGTTCATTTAATCCATCAGCTAATATTTTTGTAAATCCTTTTGGCATATGCTGAATAATAAATATTGGTAATTTTATTTTACAACTCAAGGCTGGAACTAACTTTCTTAGTGCATTTGGACCACCTGTTGAAATCCCAATTATAATCATATTATATTTTCGCACCAGAACCCCCTTTTACAAAGAATGTTTAAAAAAGATAATTACAAACTAAAATTTTTACCTAAATAAATTTTTCTTGCAACTTCATTTTCTGCTATTTCATTACTATTCCCGCTAATTAAAACCTTTCCTTCCGACATAATATATGCCCTTTCTGTAATTCTTAACGTTTCCTTTACATTGTGATCAGTAATCAAAATTCCAAGACCCTTCTTTTTCAAATATAATATTATCTCTTGTATATCCTCTACAGCAATAGGATCTACTCCTGCAAAAGGTTCATCTAACAATATAAAATTTGGTTCATTTGCTATTGTTCTAGCTATTTCAACTCTTCTTCTTTCTCCACCAGACAGAGAATATCCTAAACTATTTTCTATATGTGATATTTTAAACTCCTCTAATAACATATCTTTTTTTTCTATTCTCTCTTTTTTCGAAATTTTGTTCATCTCTAATATTGTTAAAATATTTTCTCCAACTGTCATATTCCTAAAAATTGAAGGTTCTTGTGCTAAATAACCTATTCCTAATCTAGCACGTTTATACATTGGATATTTAATTATATCCATTTCATTATACATTACTTTTCCACTTTCTGGCTTTATTATTCCAACTATCATATAAAAAGTTGTAGTTTTTCCTGCTCCATTTGGTCCAAGTAATCCTACTATTTCTCCTTTATTAACTTCTAAACTCACCTTATTTACAACTAATCTTTTTTTATAACTTTTGCATAATTCTTGTACTGCAATACTATTCATTATTTACTCTCCTCTTTAGGCTTTATCCTCAATTTAAATTTAGTTGTACCTATTCCAGATAATATATTTGTTTTTAAATCCATAACTCCCTCTTCTGCTTCTACTTTGTTTTCACCTTGATAAACTATAATATTCCCTTTCATTTTCACTTTTTTATCTTCATTATTTAAAGAAGCATCATTTGCTGTTGCATTTATTGTACCAGCTTCTTTAGTTATATTTGTTAATTTTACATTACTTTTCATTTCACCTGTATTTGTATTTAAATTTAAATAAACATAATCTGATTTTATTGTTGTATCTCCATCTATTTTTAATACTGGATTACCTTTTCCAAAAACTAAATTTTTCATGTTATCCATTTCAAGATAATCACTTGAAAGATTCATATCTTTATACCAAAAATCAGTTTTATTTTTTATTTCTCCTCTTGTTACATCAAATTGATCATCTTTATTTTTTTTAAAATACATTTTAGCTATATCTCCTGAAAATTTCATCTTTTCTGATGGCAGATCAGCTTTTAAATTATCTTTAAAATTAAACTCCTTTTTTGAATAATCGCCTGATAAAAAATCTCCTGTTATCTTATCCCCATCTTCTGTTGTTATTACTCCTTTTTCTCCATCTAAAGTTTTATTCTTCAGATCCATTTCACCTGATTGAATAACCATCTTTAGATTTTTTTCTGTAACTGTAATTGGAGTTTCTGATTTTATTTTTTTTGTTTTAATAAAATATCTTAGTTTATCAGAGTCTATATTTAGTTCTTTTTGATTTATATTTACTTTTTTTATAAAATCAATTTCATTTGATTTTTCATCATATTTTGCTAATTCACTTTTAAATTTTATATCTTCTTGATGCCCTGAAATTTTTCTTAATTTTAAAATTTTTAAATTATTGTCATATTCTCCTGTTTCATAATTCATAATTATTTTTTCTGTTTTATTTTCAACTTTTCCTGGTGTGATTAAATATCCCATTTTTTCTTTATATTTATACACTATTTTTTCTGTATTTCCATATATATCATCTTTTTTTAATCTAACATCTCCATATATATCCATCTCTTCTTTATATTTATAAGTCAGCTCATTAGCATTAACTATCAAATCATCTTTTCTGTTTTTTATTTCAACTGTTCCAACCAATTTTCCAAATTTATCATCTAAATTATATGTAAAGCTGTCCCCTGATATTTCATAATCATCTTTTACAACTTTTGTTTTTCCTAATAAACTTATCAGTTTAGAATTATCGTCATATTCTCCATTCTTTGAATATATTTTTAAATCGTCCTCTTTATTATAAACTTCAAAATTATCTTTCATATATATTTTTTTATTTGCTTCATCAAGATCTAATTTTTGTGTTACAATATTATATTTTTCATAGTTTATAGATATATTTTTTTCTAAATTATATATCTTTTTCTTTAAATTAAATTTAACAAAATCACTTATTAAATTATTTTCTTTTTTCTCTATATATATTTTTTTAGAAGTACCTATTTCATCTTTTGTATAAAATATTAAATTAGAACCATTTATTTTCATTCCATTTTTAACTACTCTAAAGTTTTCTGGAATAACCAATTTATTTTCATCCACAAAATAGTGGAATTTTTTACTTTTCATTCTATAGTCTTTTCCAAAAACTAATATATTTTCATGTCCAACTCCTTCTATAATATTATTTTTTTTATCATATGTAATTTCATCGGCTTTCATTGTAGATTCTTTATTTTTTATTTCTATGTTATTAGATAATTTTATATTCTCTGTAACTTCATCTATTTGCATATAATCGGACTCAAAATTATACTCTTTTATTTTACCTTTTACAGGTTTATTCAATACTATTTTTTTAGTTTTGCCATTATAAAATGCTTTTGGAGTATTAATTTCCATATCATCTTTTTTTAATTTTACATTATCATATACATCTACATTATTAGTTTTTTTATAATAAACTAAATTATTTGCAGTTAGTGTATACCCTTTCATTCGTGCTTTAAATTTACCCCATACAATTAATCTGTTATTATCCATATCATAAATTGCATAATTTAATTCTCCAGTTACTAATTCTATTTTTCCCTTTTCACTATTAAGATTTTTAACTTGTACTTTTATATTACCATTTAATTTTACTATATTTTTGTTTCTATCATAAATCACTCTATCACAGCTTAAAGTTACTTTATTTGAAGTTAATTTAACGTTAGTATATAAATTTATTAATGTAAATTGACTATTGGCTTCAAAATGTCTTGCTGTTATTTTTATATCATCTTTTTTTGCTTCCACTTTTGAAACTGAATAAAATTTCTTTTTATTTTCATCATATCTCATTTCAGTTGTTTTAAATTTCCAACCATTGTCTGTTACTCCTGTTATATTTCCTTTTAGTATCATATTTTTCAATTTATCAACTATGGCTTCATTTCCTTTTAATGACATATTTTTGAAAAAAGCTTGTGCCTGTTTAAATACTGTTGTCTCATTAGTTTGATTCTCAATAAGTTGATTAGCAGAAATTTTATAACTATTTCCTATATCATATTTTATATTATTTGTTTTAATATCTTTTTTTATCTCTCCTATATTAATATCTGACATTTTTTTTATATAATTATTATATATAAAAAGTAAAAATATTCCTAACATTATGAAATATAATATTTTTTTCAACATTTTATCGCTCCTATTGAATGTTTAAAAAGTAATATTTTTATATTTATATGAATGTGTAATCAACTACATAATTTATAAATAAACAAGAATATTCTTTTTAACCCATTTCTATTTTCTATTTTCTATTTTTCTTTTTATTTCATTTAATTTGTTTAAAGCTTCCAATGGTGTAATGTTATTTAAATTAAGTTCTTCTAACTCAATTAATATTTCATCTTCAACTTTTTCTTCTTCCTCTACTATTATATCATTATTTCCAAAAAGTGACAACTGTTCAACTTGTATTGTACTTTCCACTAATTTTCTTCTTTTTTCTAAATTAAATAATATTTTTTTACTTCTATTAATTATATCATTAGGGATTCCTGCCAATTTTGCAACTTCAATTCCATAACTTTTATCAGCTCCGCCTCTAACTATTTTCCTTAAAAATATAACACTGTTTGAAGTTTCTTTTACTTCTATTCTAAAATTAACTATATTCTCAAATTTCTTTTCCAATTCTGTAAGCTCATGATAA is a window from the Haliovirga abyssi genome containing:
- the alr gene encoding alanine racemase; this translates as MRVWSDINLNNLIINLNLIKKLTSNNKKILGVIKANAYGHGAVEIARELSANGVSNFGVACIEEAEELVKNRIRGKILILGCTPLEEWDKAVSLGIQLTLSSYEEINYIEKKGLFPDIHVKIDTGMGRIGFSYEEAEKAIQYIKNKNIANIKGIFTHLSVADEDLEYTQKQVEIFKKIVDENKDIEYFHISNSAGILNVINEGNMVRPGIILYGIPVVKNRFSKEFKPVMSFKSKIIFLKEVKQDMPISYGKTYIAKKGEIIATVSAGYADGINRKLSNTGEVYLKGKRCKIIGRVCMDQMMIKIPKTLIGKVKVGDELEIFGENINIDEIAKISGTISYEILTNINNRVPRIYWKNGKIIRVNSLLGKEEI
- a CDS encoding winged helix-turn-helix domain-containing protein, translating into MKYSFEKTGAAAGKVWNYLNENGATGIKAMVDNSELKKDEVLLALGWLFREEKIGSEKKGRTIVFFLK
- the secF gene encoding protein translocase subunit SecF; the protein is MNLKIIKNTKIWFTISITLVVAGLLLFMVKGLNYGIDFTGGTLFQLKFEKSVKLSDLNKDLKDMSAKYKELESKKIQISEGNVVLIRTNAFEEAQKDNFLNDFKAKEGKFEILKVDKVGATIGKELKWKAINALLIGSLLIVLYITIRFEFRFAVGAIVALLHDLIIAVGAIALLGYEINTPFIAAILTILGYSINDTIVVFDRIRENIKKKSKKNIGDLIDDSINQVFTRSINTSVTTLLAILAVLIFGGASLRTFITALLIGILSGTYSSIFVASPIVNLLEKKEAK
- the secD gene encoding protein translocase subunit SecD, translating into MKKSLLVNLALIAVVLGLAVWFAFLKPVRLGLDLKGGVYVVLEAQDTKEAKVDNQAMDRLVEVLDRRVNGLGVSEPVIQRSGDRRVIVELPGVKDTEEAIKVIGKTALLEFRLLKSDGSLGDVLLTGKELKKADVSFDRLGRPQIGFELTTKGAKIFADITKKNIGKQLAITLDGAQQTAPTIQSEIPGGKGVITGSYTVDEAKKMATLLNAGALPVKVKMLETRTVGATLGEESIQASYKAGIVALILIAIFMVVWYRLPGLIADLALLIFGIIAFGTLNFIDSTLTLPGIAGFILSVGMAVDANVIIFERLKEELRLGNSILAALDAGFKKAFMAIFDSNITTLIITAILFALGTGPVKGFAVTLTIGILASMFTAIVVTRVLLKGFIYLFKIENPILFGVRR
- the ruvX gene encoding Holliday junction resolvase RuvX, which produces MRVLALDVGDVRIGVAISDPLGMIASPLEVIDRRKVKAIKRIVELAKEKKVEKIVSGLPLSLNGTEKRQAEKVREFIEKLGKSLHDIPIETVDERYSTVSADNMLKVTTKKNAKEKRKVVDKVAATIILQTYLDMEKRRR
- the alaS gene encoding alanine--tRNA ligase; the encoded protein is MFTGNEIRKKFLDFFEQKMHKKYESASLVPDDPTMLLTIAGMVPFKPFFMGKQVPTYKRATSCQKCIRTNDLENVGRTARHQTFFEMLGNFSFGDYFKEEAIVWAWEFITEELKLSKDKLWISVYKDDEESIKIWNEKAGVSLDRIVKMDEDNFWSAGPTGSCGPSSEIYVDLGEDKGCDSPTCGVGCDCDRYIEIWNLVFTEYNRLEDGTLEPLPKKNIDTGMGLERITSVIQNVSSNFDTDLLKPLVEEVAKATGVKYNEKENIDFSLRVIADHIRAVTFLIGDGVLPSNDGRGYVLRRILRRAARHGRLLGYKKSFLYELSDKVIDMMGEFYPEIVKNSDHIKKVISIEEEKFEATLDQGIILTNNEIKKLKLEKKDKMNSEIVFKLYDTYGFPFELTEEICQENNIKIVYDEFKEKMEEQKNRARNSREVIKEKIEDSFIEEFYKENGKTEFLGYENLKLEGKVLHKKDIDTETYEVIFDKTPFYAESGGQIADSGIIKNRTFKGKVLNVQKRKDIFIHIVKIIEGNLKIGDNLTLNVDKEKREAVTKNHTATHLLQAALQEVIGKHVHQAGSYVNRERLRFDFSHYESIKKEEIEEIERIVNREILKNHKVDISLKNIDEAKKMGAMALFGDKYGDVVRVVKISDFSIELCGGTHVNSTGEIGLFKIVTETGIAAGTRRIEAITGLNSLEYLTKLEDRTEDLAEILKVDKDKLEEKANKLLDENRELKKNISELNSKLASIEADKFLENPEMINGINVIIKAFKGQNPQNLRKMADKAKDKLKSCVVVFGTNNGKAIFLVSVTKDLIEKGIKAGDIVREVAKIAEGNGGGRPDFAQAGGKAGNKVQEALNFAKKLLEEKL
- a CDS encoding HD-GYP domain-containing protein; the encoded protein is MKEKEIINNFEKVFNVKIEIDSGRNIKVTPKRDKEKIIKLLAPFLELNKKYKEVVEENTKNYEKIYNLSELLSLGGRNISELELIDTIINLGMMILEVDNLVIKYKNKFYSNKNNKIIENIIGNIIESNSKDEYIHKNIERKSIVVYNARDELILGIEFEKALDSNTVEKKLKGIRILSEVIKTIYNIRNYKSNIENIYISILKKVSSILEYRNYIYGNFYDIDKLLLLLEFMAKKLEMNFTEIETLKLSAILKDVGTILITENILHKRTSLTNEEKKIIEKHTYYSYNILKNIPYFEEHALIIKNHHERYDGNGYPKGINGKEIPISANLLNLVSTFLALVSSRVYRKAYSNIEAKEIIKNESGKRFYPELVEIFIENYDEIIEILS
- a CDS encoding CheB methylesterase domain-containing protein, yielding MRKYNMIIIGISTGGPNALRKLVPALSCKIKLPIFIIQHMPKGFTKILADGLNELSELEIKEGENEVIKAGTVYVLPGGQDSKLVKVGNVLKLYPENKRIGFYNPSVDYFLESVNKISSINPLIAILTGMGRDGTEGILNLKENKRSFVLTQEEKSCVVYGMPKSIDKLGLSDVSGLTEKEIGNEINKRA